In Colletotrichum higginsianum IMI 349063 chromosome 1, whole genome shotgun sequence, one genomic interval encodes:
- a CDS encoding Cytochrome p450, translating to MFSRTGILKLEPLMHEKLSLLDSKIEKLCHIKEIDIYNAFRLLTSEVIMQFSFAKSAEMINEHDDNFNSRFTDALTAAVHSVSYAYENPLVGYIGKCLPAWILRIMSPEMSKVLDLVEV from the exons ATGTTCTCTCGTACTGGGATTCTGAAATTAGAGCCTCTCATGCATGAGAAGCTCAGTCTTTTGGATTCCAAGATCGAGAAGTTGTGTCATATCAAGGAGATCGACATATATAATGCTTTTAG GCTTTTAACATCAGAGGTTATCATGCAGTTTTCTTTCGCGAAGTCGGCCGAAATGATTAACGAACATGATGACAACTTTAACTCCCGGTTCACTGACGCTCTGACCGCCGCTGTTCATAGCGTATCCTACGCGTATGAGAACCCATTGGTTGGATACATTGGAAAATGTTTGCCCGCTTGGATTCTACGTATAATGAGTCCAGAAATGAGTAAAGTTCTCGATTTAGTGGAGGTATGA
- a CDS encoding Aldehyde reductase 2 encodes MSSAKGLALVTGANGFIGSRTVEAFLLAGYSVRAAVRSPNSASGLLGALPSYAASGQLSTAIVPDITAPGAFDEAVKGVAAVAHLASPVDFSNTNAEEVLGTALKGTLGILDSAVKEPGLKSFVFMSSIVAKAISKIL; translated from the coding sequence ATGTCGTCAGCAAAGGGTCTCGCTCTTGTCACCGGTGCCAACGGCTTCATCGGATCCCGCACCGTCGAGGCGTTCCTCCTTGCCGGTTACTCCgtgcgcgccgccgtccggtcCCCAAACTCGGCGTCGGGCCTCCTCGGAGCACTTCCTTCGTATGCCGCATCCGGTCAGCTCTCCACAGCCATCGTCCCCGACATCACCGCACCGGGTGCATTCGACGAGGCGGTCAAGGGCGTGGCCGCAGTCGCCCACCTCGCAAGCCCGGTCGACTTCTCCAACACGAATGCCGAAGAGGTCCTGGGCACAGCCCTCAAAGGCACCCTTGGCATCCTGGACTCGGCCGTCAAAGAGCCGGGGCTGAAGTCGTTCGTCTTCATGtcctccatcgtcgccaaggcTATCAGCAAGATTCTATAA
- a CDS encoding Ankyrin-like protein has translation MDPSQATQQLPPEAIALAGRMYDGARKGDIALFQQALPAGLPANMTNEKGDTLLMLAAYHGHAELVKLLIQHGADPNRLNDRGQSPLAGAVFKKEDAVIEVLLEGGADPDYGNPSALQCVVMFKQEAEWQAKFESAPGRGKATA, from the exons ATGGATCCATCTCAGGCAACCCAACAGCTGCCCCCGGAAGCTATCGCTTTGGCAGGGCGCATGTACGATGGCGCGCGGAAGGGTGACATCGCGCTCTTCCAGCAGGCCCTGCCGGCAGGCCTGCCCGCCAACATGACCAACGAAAAAGGCGACACATTG CTTATGCTTGCTGCTTACCACGGGCACGCGGAACTGGTGAAGCTGCTCATCCAGCACGGAGCGGACCCGAACCGGTTGAACGACAGGGGGCAGAGTCCCTTGGCGGGAGCGGTCTTCAAAAAGGAAGATGCAGTCATCGAG GTTCTTCTCGAGGGTGGCGCGGACCCAGACTACGGTAACCCCAGCGCACTGCAATGCGTCGTTATGTTCAAGCAAGAGGCCGAGTGGCAAGCCAAGTTTGAGTCTGCTCCTGGGCGGGGTAAAGCGACTGCATGA
- a CDS encoding Shikimate kinase — MSPDSRPKQHIVFLTGPTGTGKTTIAKHLTESLHMTFIEGDDYHPKENVEKMHRGEALTDDDRWGWLDALRDESLRELDRDGEGGGDGVVVTCSALKRAYRDVLRGASHPERDIFVHFVTLHAPEPVLLDRVRHRHGHFAGANLVHSQFQSLDPPQADEPDVVAVDVRPPVEEVKRDALAKLKELLGR, encoded by the exons ATGTCTCCTGACTCTCGTCCAAAGCAGCACATCGTCTTCTTGACGGGGCCGACGGGGACCGGCAAGACCACCATAGCAAAACACCTCACCGAATCTCTTCACATGACCTtcatcgagggcgacgac TACCACCCCAAAGAAAACGTCGAAAAGATGCACCGCGGCGAGGccctcaccgacgacgaccgcTGGGGCTggctcgacgccctccgcGACGAGTCCCTCCGCGAGCTGGATCgcgacggcgaaggcggcggcgatggcgtcgtcgtcacctGCTCCGCACTCAAGCGGGCCTACCGCGACGTCCTGCGCGGCGCCTCCCACCCGGAGAGGGACATCTTCGTCCACTTCGTCACCCTGCACGCCCCCGAGCCCGTGCTCCTCGACCGTGTCAGGCACAGGCACGGCcacttcgccggcgccaacctCGTGCACAGCCAGTTCCAGAGCCTCGACCCGCCCCAGGCGGACGAGCCGGACGTTGTCGCTGTCGACGTGCGGCCCCCAGTAGAGGAGGTCAAGAGGGACGCGTTGGCGAAGCTCAAGGAGTTACTGGGTAGATAG
- a CDS encoding Aldehyde dehydrogenase, which yields MTAQAYNLWVGGQEKPGHAEGIPVEDPATGEVFAHCHAASPQDVDETIRLAHDTFKAGTWSRLPRHVRADVLDRTAELLTAELPQLIPLEVRQTGRAIREMRAQVPTLVKWFKYYAALLRTEERAVLPTVGKLHNWVDRVPLGVVVQITPFNHPLLIAVKKLAPALAAGNSVVVKPSELTPLTTLLLGGILKRAGVPDGVFSVLPGYGATTGRSLVEHPLVRKVDVTGGTAAGRAIGTIVGGNLARYTAELGGKAPLVVFEQADVDVAVNGIAFGSFIASGQTCVASTRILVQESILPGVLEKLKAKAESIARRMGSPSNEASMMGPLISAKQLQNVEALVEEAVAGGEGAAFTGGRRMSGTSSLDGIDFGKGYFFEPTVLVSAGGGGDILKTRIWREEAFGPVVVVAPFRTEDEAIALANDSDFGLGAGVWTRDVAQAFRVSEQIDAGIVWVNTHHRNDPSSPWGGAKSASGVGSENGVDAYHAYTTTKSTIISFASPDEALAVDDWFREGAGDVRYG from the exons ATGACAGCACAGGCGTACAACCTTTGGGTCGGCGGCCAGGAGAAACCGGGACATGCAGAGGG GATCCCGGTTGAAGACCCCGCGACGGGTGAGGTGTTTGCCCA CTGTCACGCGGCGTCGCCTCAAGATGTCGACGAAACCATCCGCCTCGCGCACGACACTTTCAAGGCCGGAACGTGGTCCAGGCTGCCGCGCCACGTCCGggccgacgtcctcgacagGACGGCAGAGCTCCTGACGGCGGAGCTGCCCCAGCTGATCCCCCTCGAGGTGCGCCAGACAGGACGCGCGATACGCGAGATGCGCGCGCAGGTGCCAACGCTGGTCAAGTGGTTCAAGTACTAcgcggcgctgctgcgcACCGAAGAGCGCGCGGTGCTGCCGACGGTGGGGAAGCTGCACAACTGGGTCGACCGCGTGCCGCTGGGCGTCGTGGTGCAGATCACGCCCTTCAACCACCCGCtgctcatcgccgtcaagaagctggcgcccgccctcgccgcgggAAACAGCGTCGTCGTGAAGCCGAGCGAGCTGACGCCCCTCAcgacgctgctgctcggcggcatcctcaaGAGGGCGGGCGTGCCCGACGGCGTCTTCAGCGTGCTGCCCGGCTACGGCGCCACGACGGGCAGGTCCCTCGTCGAGCACCCGCTCGTCCGCAAGGTCGACGTCACGggcggcacggcggcgggcagggcCATCGGgaccatcgtcggcggcaacctGGCGCGGTACACGGCGGAGCTGGGCGGCAAGGCGCCGCTGGTCGTGttcgagcaggccgacgtcgacgtggcCGTCAATGGCATCGCGTTCGGGTCCTTCATCGCCAGCGGCCAGACGTGCGTCGCCAGCACGAGGATCCTCGTCCAGGAGAGCATCCTGCCGGGCGTGctggagaagctcaaggccaaggccgagtcCATCGCGCGGCGGATGGGGTCGCCGAGCAACGAGGCGTCCATGATGGGCCCGCTGATCTCGGCGAAGCAGCTGCAGAACGTCGAGgcgctcgtcgaggaggcggtcgccggcggcgagggcgcagCGTTCACGGGCGGGCGTCGCATGTCTGGGACGAGCAgcctcgacggcatcgacttTGGCAAGGGCTACTTCTTCGAGCCGACGGTGCTCGTGTCGGCGGGGGGCGGTGGTGACATCCTCAAGACGCGCATCTGGCGCGAGGAGGCGTTTGggccggtggtggtggtggcgccTTTCCGGAcggaggacgaggccatcgcgcTTGCCAACGACAGCGACTTCGGGCTGGGGGCGGGCGTCTGGACGCGCGACGTGGCGCAGGCGTTTCGGGTGTCGGAGCAGATAGACGCGGGCATCGTGTGGGTGAACACGCATCACCGAAACGACCCCAGCAGTCCGTGGGGCGGCGCAAAGAGCGCgagcggcgtcggcagcgagAACGGCGTCGATGCGTACCACGCCTACACGACGACCAAGAGCACCATCATCAGCTTCGCGAGCCCGGACGAGGCGCTGGCGGTGGACGACTGGTTCCGCGAGGGGGCCGGCGATGTGCGGTACGGTTAG
- a CDS encoding Lysr family regulatory protein: MDYVRSLIGVKTKRIRVPRVATDDVYPVHFFDDTKPFREMLLNWTLRFDDVLDAEKLHVSLSKLLEIGDWRKLGGRMRLTDDNKLELHVPQQFTTARPAIRFSHDVHDFSIKEHNTAKHLPTATAKASVQPGVINFYHLGARQDAPLTLEDLLCSDEPGISLHVVSFNDATLVGLLFSHVLFGAAGMQALVEAWSQVLAGREVEVPAIHGARKDILDDVGVETDPEKEPFLLDPRQLKGFRRFRFGLRFLWDIVRRPEIESKILCLPADFVAALRARAMADLHAMDEKGLGTEEAPFVSEGDVLTAWWTRLVCLARGSNRPVTVLNAVDITGRLKSVFAPGKLYVQNFALGTWTLLSAAEVMKAPLGYVARCFRYDIQTQTTPSQIMAFMRRLRSCGRCRTQPLFGDTNSLLIIFTNWARCKFFDCIDFSPAVIPRISEPVASDAAATATGTTGTTGVNGDIQPAADSITPNGAGDPEKNKANNNASIAEVLSRPPPGKIAYHHSLARTRSILSRNVFTILGKDLNGNYWVSALAHPECWDKLEKEVAISSMDELRRLNPQPMN; the protein is encoded by the exons ATGGACTACGTACGCTCCCTCATCGGCGTCAAAACGAAGCGTATCCGTGTGCCCAGGGTGGCCACGGACGACGTCTACCCCGTCCACTTCTTCGACGACACGAAGCCCTTCCGCGAGATGCTCCTCAACTGGACCCTCCgcttcgacgacgtcctcgacgccgaaaAGCTCCACGTCTCGCTCTCCAAGCTCCTGGAGATTGGCGATTGGAGGAAGCTCGGCGGACGTATGCGCTTGACT GACGACAACAAACTCGAGCTCCACGTCCCCCAGCAGTTCACCACCGCCCGCCCCGCCATCCGCTTCTCCCATGACGTCCACGACTTCAGCATCAAGGAGCACAACACGGCCAAGCACCTccccaccgccaccgccaagGCGTCCGTCCAGCCCGGCGTCATCAACTTCTAccacctcggcgcccgcCAGGATGCGCCCCTGAccctcgaggacctcctcTGCTCCGACGAGCCCGGCATCTCGCTGCACGTCGTCTCCTTCAACGACGCCACCCTCGTCGGACTGCTCTTCTCCCACgtcctcttcggcgccgccggcatgcaggccctcgtcgaggcctgGTCCCAGGTCCTCGCGGgccgcgaggtcgaggtcccCGCCATCCACGGCGCCCGCAaggacatcctcgacgacgtcggcgtcgagacggacccggagaaggagcccTTCCTGCTCGACCCCCGACAGCTCAAGGGCTTCCGCCGCTTCCGCTTCGGCCTGCGCTTCCTCTGGGACATCGTCCGCCGCCCCGAGATCGAGTCCAAGATCCTCTGTCTGCCCGCCgacttcgtcgccgccctccgcgCCCGCGCCATGGCCGACCTGCACGCCATGGACGAGAAGGGCCTCGGCACCGAGGAGGCCCCCTTCGTcagcgagggcgacgtcctCACCGCCTGGTGGACCCGCCTCGTCTGCCTCGCCCGCGGCTCCAACCGGCCCGTCACCgtcctcaacgccgtcgaCATCACCGGCCGCCTCAAGAGCGTCTTCGCCCCGGGCAAGCTCTACGTCCAGAActtcgccctcggcaccTGGACCCTCCtcagcgccgccgaggtcatGAAGGCCCCCCTCGGCTACGTCGCCCGCTGCTTCCGCTACGACATCCAGACCCAGACCACCCCGTCCCAGATCATGGCCTTCATGCGCCGCCTGCGCTCCTGCGGCCGCTGCCGGACCCAGCCTTTGTTCGGCGATACCAACAGCCTGctcatcatcttcaccaACTGGGCCCGCTGCAAGTTCTTTGATTGTATCGACTTCTCCCCGGCTGTCATCCCCCGCATCTCAGAACCTGTTGCTTCagatgctgctgctactgctacCGGTACTACCGGCACTACCGGCGTCAACGGAGATAtccagcccgccgccgactccATCACACCCAATGGTGCCGGCGACCCGGAGAAGAACAAGGCAAACAACAACGCCAgcatcgccgaggtcctcagccgcccgccccccggCAAGATTGCCTACCACCACTCCCTCGCCCGCACCCGCAGCATCCTCTCTCGCAACGTCTTCACCATCCTCGGCAAGGACCTCAACGGCAACTACTGGGTCTCGGCCCTCGCCCACCCGGAGTGCTGGgacaagctcgagaaggaggtcgCCATCTCTTCCATGGACGAGCTCAGGCGGCTCAACCCCCAGCCCATGAActga
- a CDS encoding Aspartyl-tRNA synthetase — MTEQEVVSRSSSTLSRFAHKFTSPLKSTSASPTVSTHTKTTVYEKKSPTSSSTSQSSKSSKSSTGRSPARSGELKRQERGEKLLRRQEEERQLEERRRREYEEARRAEDDETRARYGEGDETEYPTELTTIGEAVKLDVGTKVTFRARIHTQRNISKHLDFILFRDQTDTIQGVLADTTPNMVKWVQRLHPESIVQVSGTLQKPLQNVKSAHYHDIEVDVHSIHLLNPAKAPPFSNYLPPDSMNFRMNNRILDLRHPSNQALFRVRAMITRKFRETLDNSGFIEIQTPKLQPAATESGAEVFKLNYFGRRAFLAQSPQLAKQMAISADFGKVYEIGPVFRAENSNTHRHLTEYTGLDIEMKIHKHYHEIIKVLDQTLKNIFAAVHSMPELKIIRERFPSEDLVWLDETPIIPFPEGLQMLRDDGRDVADEDLSTPDEIRLGELVKEKYGTDYYILDKFPANARPFYTHKAEDPFWTNSFDIFVRGQEICTGGQRINDPEELRKNMAEKGISEDDMAEYLTAFDLGAPPHGGAGLGLDRVVFLLLNLGDVRYGTLFYRDPKSLPSRSFSLPHPAADTTKAWAGKELPPLEELIANYGDASNTSWLDERFEIWRHGSGAAVGYVKQGKFAMITGDPLCDRGQYEEVIPAFVEFVTKELKLTPVWMLVSNKVQEILGRRIGWRTMSCTVEQRADADQHTTPDGRAARRVKREGIKVHELKPDEDFMRRADQSIEAWKEKRKGKKQVHLTEIRPWIDQAHRRYFAAEKDGKVLCMVVLAQLAPRHGWQVKWALDFPDAPNGTIEVLVEYALSCISGPVTFGVGVSDRFVPGEHLHGVRAKFLSKTYAGIVKSLGLGKKAEFRDKFGVLGEQVYICYPRRGVTLFDLKEIVKFFTDEEQAK; from the exons ATGACCGAACAGGAAGTCGTGTCACGCTCGTCGAGCACGCTCTCGCGCTTTGCTCACAAGTTCACGTCGCCGCTGAAGTCAACATCAGCCAGTCCGACTGTTTCCACCCATACCAAGACGACAGTCTACGAGAAGAAGTCACCCACCTCGAGCTCCACCAGCCAGTCTAGCAAATCTAGCAAGTCCAGCACAGGGCGCAGCCCAGCACGGAGCGGCGAGCTGAAGCGCCAAGAACGCGGCGAGAAACTTCTGCGCcgacaggaagaagagcgccAGCTTGAGGAACGTCGCAGAAGAGAATATGAAGAAgcccgccgcgccgaagacgacgaaaCCCGCGCCCGCtatggcgagggcgacgagacaGAATACCCGACCGAGTTGACGACCATaggcgaggccgtcaagctgGACGTCGGCACCAAGGTGACGTTCCGCGCAAGAATCCACACCCAGCGCAACATCTCGAAGCACCTCGacttcatcctcttccgcgACCAGACCGACACGATTCAGGGAGTCCTGGCGGACACAACGCCCAACATGGTCAAATGGGTCCAGCGATTGCACCCGGAGTCTATCGTCCAGGTGTCTGGCACTCTGCAGAAGCCGCTACAAAATGTCAAGTCGGCACACTATCACGATATCGAGGTGGACGTTCACTCTATCCACCTGCTCAACCCCGCCAAAGCCCCTCCGTTCAGCAACTACCTACCCCCGGACAGCATGAACTTCCGCATGAACAACCGTATCCTCGACCTGAGGCACCCCAGCAATCAGGCGCTTTTCCGTGTGCGCGCTATGATAACGCGCAAGTTCCGCGAAACGCTCGACAACAGCGGTTTCATCGAGATCCAGACTCCCAAGCTgcagcccgccgccaccgagagCGGTGCCGAAGTCTTTAAGCTCAACTACTTCGGAAGGCGAGCTTTCTTGGCACAGAGCCCCCAGCTGGCCAAGCAGATGGCCATCTCTGCCGACTTTGGCAAGGTGTATGAG ATCGGCCCCGTGTTCCGCGCCGAAAACTCCAACACCCACCGCCACTTGACCGAGTATACCGGCCTTGACATCGAAATGAAGATTCACAAGCACTACCACGAGATCATCAAAGTTCTCGATCAGACCTTGAAGAACATTTTCGCCGCTGTCCACTCGATGCCTGAGCTTAAGATTATCCGCGAGCGCTTCCCAAGCGAAGACCTCGTATGGTTGGACGAGACTCCCATCATCCCCTTCCCCGAGGGTTTGCAGATGCTGCGCGACGATGGCCGCGACGTCGCAGACGAAGATCTCTCAACGCCCGACGAGATTCGCCTGGGCGAATTGGTCAAAGAAAAGTACGGTACCGATTACTACATCCTCGACAAGTTCCCCGCCAATGCTCGCCCGTTCTATACCCACAAGGCCGAGGACCCCTTCTGGACCAACTCGTTCGACATCTTCGTCCGTGGCCAGGAGATTTGCACGGGCGGCCAGCGTATCAACGACCCCGAGGAATTGCGCAAGAACATGGCAGAGAAGGGCATCTCGGAGGACGACATGGCCGAATACCTGACGGCTTTCGACCTCGGTGCTCCCCCACACGGCGGTGCCGGACTCGGACTGGATCGTGTTGTGTTCCTGCTCCTCAACCTGGGTGACGTTCGATACGGTACCCTGTTCTACCGCGACCCAAAGTCCCTGCCCTCGCGCTCTTTCAGCCTGCCGcacccggccgccgacacCACCAAGGCATGGGCCGGCAAGGAGTTGCCACcgctggaggagctgatTGCCAACTACGGCGACGCCTCCAACACGTCGTGGCTCGACGAGCGGTTCGAGATCTGGCGCCACGGAAGCGGTGCCGCGGTCGGTTATGTCAAGCAGGGCAAGTTCGCCATGATCACCGGAGACCCGCTCTGCGATCGGGGCCAATACGAGGAGGTCATCCCGGCGTTTGTTGAGTTTGTCACCAAGGAACTCAAACTGACGCCCGTGTGGATGCTGGTGTCCAACAAGGTGCAGGAGATACTCGGACGCCGCATCGGCTGGCGCACCATGAGCTGCACCGTCGAGCAGCGGGCTGACGCAGACCAACATACGACGCCCGACGGCCGTGCCGCTAGGAGGGTCAAGCGAGAGGGCATCAAGGTCCACGAGCTCAAGCCCGATGAGGACTTTATGAGACGCGCCGACCAGTCCATCGAGGCATGGAAAGAGAAGcgcaagggcaagaagcagGTCCATCTCACCGAGATCCGGCCCTGGATCGACCAAGCCCACCGACGCTacttcgccgccgagaaggacggcaaggtTCTGTGCATGGTCGTCCTCGCACAGCTCGCGCCCAGGCACGGTTGGCAGGTCAAGTGGGCGCTCGACTTCCCCGACGCGCCCAACGGCACCATCGAGGTGCTTGTCGAGTATGCCTTGTCATGCATCTCGGGCCCCGTGACTTTTGGCGTTGGTGTCAGCGACCGGTTCGTCCCCGGCGAGCACCTCCACGGCGTCCGGGCCAAATTCCTAAGCAAGACGTACGCCGGCATTGTCAAGAGCCTCGGGCTTGGAAAGAAGGCCGAATTTCGAGACAAGTttggcgtcctcggcgagcaggtATACATCTGCTATCCGCGCCGTGGCGTCACGCTCTTCGACCTCAAGGAGATTGTCAAGTTCTTCACAGATGAAGAACAGGCTAAATAA
- a CDS encoding Alpha beta hydrolase fold-3 domain-containing protein: MLQSKLARTVSNISNASRTSKSSKKDSKVASKASSIAGSVTGSLPGTPDDEYDNPLEGVSRWRLTANAVALRSGAAFAFGLQNLSAPVPPAANRVIWLDSTLSSEWAGKEKIKVDVWLPPTTTTTRPTGKVPAVINFHGGGFVLGQGTDDARWAAAVATALNAVVFSVNYRLAPGYPFPTPVEDSADAILQIVARAHEFRVDTQQVLLSGFSAGGTLALASWNILQDPGRWGYDFKFPVPEVSGIVLFYPLLDWTMTRPQKRQTCGRPDMTLPKGMTDLFDASYVYPPRPRSERGDPRLSPGLMTDDMLDRLPPIHLCMCEFDMLLLEGQSFAQRATSRGRRVTTRLVKAEKHAWDKPPPFTPKESVMVEYNEAIASIKEWLENPSPMVG; the protein is encoded by the coding sequence ATGCTGCAAAGCAAACTCGCCCGCACCGTGTCCAACATATCGAATGCTTCGAGGACTAGTAAGAGCAGCAAGAAGGACAGCAAGGTCGCCAGCAAGGCCAGTAGTATCGCCGGCAGCGTGACCGGCAGCCTACCCGGCACTCCCGACGATGAGTATGACAACCCTCTCGAGGGCGTCTCCCGTTGGCGTCTGACCGCCAACGCTGTCGCCCTCCGCTCGGGGGCCGCTTTTGCCTTTGGGCTGCAGAACCTTTCCGCTCCCGTCCCACCGGCTGCGAATAGAGTCATCTGGCTCGACTCGACCCTGTCGTCGGAATGGGCCGGCAAGGAGAAAATAAAAGTCGACGTCTGGCTCccgcccaccaccaccaccactagGCCCACCGGCAAGGTCCCTGCAGTCATCAACTTTCATGGCGGAGgtttcgtcctcggccagggAACCGACGATGCGCGCTGGGCTGCCGCCGTAGCAACCGCCCTAaacgccgtcgtcttctccgtcaACTACCGCCTGGCTCCCGGCTACCCCTTCCCCACACCGGTTGAGGACTCTGCCGATGCCATCCTTCAGATCGTCGCCCGTGCGCACGAGTTCCGCGTCGACACCCAACAAGTCCTGCtctcgggcttctcggcTGGAGGCACACTAGCCCTCGCCAGCTGGAACATTCTTCAGGACCCTGGCAGGTGGGGTTACGATTTTAAATTCCCCGTCCCCGAAGTCTCCGGCATCGTTCTCTTCTACCCACTCTTGGATTGGACCATGACAAGGCCGCAGAAGCGGCAGACATGTGGCAGGCCCGACATGACCCTCCCCAAAGGTATGACCGACCTCTTTGATGCGTCCTACGTCTACCCTCCCAGACCGAGGTCGGAACGCGGTGACCCCCGCCTCTCACCGGGTCTCATGACAGACGACATGTTGGATCGTCTGCCGCCCATCCACCTGTGCATGTGCGAGTTCGACATGCTGCTTTTGGAAGGCCAGAGTTTCGCTCAAAGGGCGACAtcccgaggccgccgggtTACCACGCGCCTTGTCAAGGCTGAAAAGCATGCCTGGGATAAGCCACCGCCGTTTACGCCTAAAGAGTCCGTCATGGTTGAATACAATGAGGCCATCGCGTCAATTAAAGAATGGCTCGAGAACCCCAGCCCCATGGTTGGTTAG